From the Catharus ustulatus isolate bCatUst1 chromosome 2, bCatUst1.pri.v2, whole genome shotgun sequence genome, the window GAGCTGGCTCCCAGCTCACTGAGTTTTCTCCTTCATCTGAAAGGAGGGAGTAGCAAtgtttttgacttttttttctcattttttttttacttttattctttctttttattttcttttttcttttttttttttaaagttgttctGATTAAAATGCGAGCCAATTTTATCATTAAGATGATATTGcaaggtggtttttttaaattttttgaggAGGGATTATGCTTACatataaaaattagaaattgtTGTTCTGAAAAGAGcaaatttcataatttctttgttGAAACTACTGATCAGATTAggctaaaattattttgaaaactgattttttttataaaatgcagTTCCTACAACAGGCTGGAGCAATGCAAATATTCAATTTTAGGTGTAGctgcctgaaatattttgcagctaATGATACCTTGACACTAATGTTACTTTAATGGTATTTTTATCAACATGTTTTTCCTTACTGGAAGTGTTTGGCTGTTTTTCTATCTTACTTTCCTTTCCTCTTGCCTTAAGTGAGAGCTGATGTTGTGCTACAGAAAGGTCCATACGTTGTCTCCTTTGCAGCGTGTGCACTTCTGGAGTGTTTTCAGTGTGTGCTGTGAACATTTGGCTTGGCCACCATGAACATTTGGGTTGGCCACTGTGAACATTTGCATCAGCCACAATCTCGTGGTCCCTGGGCTGTTGCCTTGTCCCTGATTCCCTGTACTTAGGGTAGGAAATTGTGGTAACTGCATTATCTTTCTTGGCAGGCAGTTTTTGTTAAATGCCTCCTGAAAGGTCGTGGaagcacagagatttttttttttttttttttttttttctttctcaagggCAGTGTGGAAAAGGCTTGGAAAAGGCTGTTTCCCATGTTCCATAGAGGCCAGGTACCCCTGAGCACTGGCAGTGGGTGAAATTTTTCTGGGTGTTTCTATAACCTGGATGGAACCACACGAGGCTTTTCCCAGCGAGGATGGCCACACTtagtggtggcactggggggctGACCCGTGACAGAGTCAGGCAGCAGCCTTGGCTTTGTTAAACCTGCCAAGGTTTGAAAAATGGAGGTGACCCAACATGTTTTCTGTGGCTGAGACCTCCTGCATGACTGGCAGAGCCAAGCTGTTATGCAATCCAGGATGAATTCATGTTGGCAGATTCAGTGGTTTAAAGTGCTCTCTCCTGTTACTAAAGCTGTCCTGCAGATACTCTgtggttttctgtgctttttttgaAGTGCAGTGCTTTGGATTTAGGGCTTTTCCATGCAGATAACAGCCAGATAGTTTTCAAAAACTCGATTACAGAGGTTAATTTTCCAGAATACTGGCAGAGCATTGTCAAGCTATGCTCCTCTGTTAAGTAGTGTGGAAAACAACAGACTGGACAtgaagtttgcttttttttttgtgtcagccctgctgccaaCAGCACAAGCCATGCATACACACTCTCCATCTCAGTGTAATCCCTTTTTACAAGGAATGGTTTACAAATAAGGAACAAAACCAATGTTGGAGGGGTGCTGAGGCTTCTGTAATATTCTTGAAGCTCTCTAGTCTTCAAGCATTAATTGCAGTAGAAATACATGGCTAAAACCAACTTTTTGAAGAAAACCACGTTGGGATGCAGTTTGTCAGATAAGCTTGCAGCCTCTGAAGCATTTTGGCACAAAGTTTTGGCTCTAGGTTTGTCCATGGTATGTGTGCAAAGTTTGCTTCCAATATCGGAAGTTAATCAGACTCAATAAACTGCCTAAAATCAAAGCCAATTGATGTGTGGAAAAACTTCTAtgattttaatggattttaaaacagAGACATGAGTGTCCTAGTGATGCAGTCAGAAAACACTTTCAAGTTTTTtgcttccaaaatatttttgtataagCCAAGTTCAGAGGGAGGAGGGTTTGAAGAATCTGTTCATTCTCAATGGTGTCTTCACCCAAGTCTCATTCCAGCTGCttattaaagcaaaacaaaggtgatttaaaaaaaaaaaagtacttttacAAAAGTTATGAGGAACAGAGGATTCCTTGTCTCACCAAATATTAAACTACCCTGGCTTTATTTCTCCATAGGCTATTTTTATGACTGTTCTTTCATCAGAGATgaagttctgtatttttatatttccatccctgaccaaaaaaaattaaaaatcttgttGGAGCTGAGACATATTGCATGAAGCAGTACTTTCTAGCATGAACTGGCAAGAGGATTGTGAGAATGGAGAAGCCAAGACTTTGCTACACATCAAAAGCACTAACTTCTCCTtcaaaagaggaatttttagAATGTGATTTCATAATGTAGAGGTATTGGAATCCATTTAAATATAAGCTAAGCCCTAGCTGTAAGAAGCAGCAAGGCTTTTAGTTCTGACGAAAACCTCTTTGAGCTACATAGATGGTTCTGCTTGCATGATCCTGTTGACTAGAGGGCACCATGATATATTCTATAGAGGGCTAACATGAGCTGTGTTAGATATGACCTTTATCCCATCAAAGCATGCAACTAATTTGAGAAAATCAGGTATTCTTTTAGCCAAATGTTTCCTGTTCTGCAGTGTGAGCTGGTTCTTTTTTCTCAGGAGCATTTGCAACCACAACAGCTGCCTTTATAAATTATGTTCTCTAGTCTGGGCAGGAGTTAGCATCGCATCACAATTTCTGTACCAAGATCCTGAGAGGGCTCAGACTACAGcctgaggaagaaaaatcttattAGGGGGAGGAGATCTTTTGTATGTAAAAACCTGATGGGAGGGAATGAAGATGGGGGAGCCAGGCTCCTTGCAGCAATGCTTGctgacagaacaagaggcaataagcagagatgagaaaacaggaaattccATCTGAATACAAgaaaactttttgttttgttgggttttttaggttggtggttgtttttggggattttttttgagaggctgtggagtctggAGCTTGCTCAAAATCTGACTGGTCATGGTGCTGGACAACTGCTCCACTTGAGCAGAGGAATTGGACTAGACAATCCTCCTACCTCAAATGTCCTGTGATTCTATATTTACTGAGGAAATTTGTTAGAGACTTCAGAGTGTAGCAAATCACTTTTTGTCAGTTGTGCAGCTTCAGTCATActtcccttctttcctcccCACCAGAAAGCTCGACGATTTCAAGCCAAAGGAGCAGCTTCCCCACCTCATTTTGGACCAGCTCTTACCAgcaccctcctcctccaccctgCTTAAGCGGCGTGCACCCCGATTTCCCCGTGACTGCACCAGGCACCTTCCCAACACCAGACCCCACCAGCTGGGCAGGCCATGCCCTCCACCAGACCGCCCCACCCGCTCCCCCTGCCGCCTCCGAGTCGTGGCATTACCCCCTGGCAGCGTCTCAGGTGAGCCCCCCGTACGCACACATGCACGACGTGTACGTGCACCGCCACCACGCCGGCGCGCCCCGCGACCCCCGCTAcggctccctgctgctgccgccggtGCGTGCCAggatccctgctccccaggggGACAAGGCAGAGCCCGCCGCCCTCGCCAGCGCTAcctcagcctgggctggagcctTCCACGGAACCGTGGACATCGTGCCGGGCTTTGGCTTCGAGACAGGTAAGGCGGCTTGGTTCGGGTTGGTGATGTTCTAGGGGGTGTTGGAGCAGAGGTGTGAACTCCCTGCAACTCTCTCAGAGCCATGCCCAAATGTCTTTCCATGTGGGAATCCCTCCTGTGATTGCTGTCAGCTtgatctgcatttttaatttgtttctttttgtttaaatattgtgggaaaatattaattatgcTTCCATTAGGATAATTAATTGCTCGTTCAGCTAGTTCATATGTGTTACTGTATGTAGTTTTTGATTGGTGATGGTTACAGTAACATGTACTTTACATGAGCAAGCAAGAGCATTTATTTAAGGAAATCATGGGTTTAAATAGTATACATCATGTAAAACAATTTAGAGAAGGTTGATTGGGTAGAGGAGGAACACCCTTTTTAGAAACACACTCTGTGGCTAGAGTTATGTACGCTGCAGGtgtgtaatttttgttttgggttccTGTCCTTGAGAAGCCTGAGAGCAAAGCTCgtccagcctgggaaaaatcctggctggattttCCTAGGCCTCAGACAGTTGCCCACACATATGTGCATCCACCAATACACAGCTCCAGTGAGCTAATAACTACATCAGCACTGCATTTTGAGGTGGAACAGCTcagcatttccttcctgtgTAGTATCCAGGTGTCACAGGGAGAATGGAGGTGCTGGTTGAGCTGTGCTTGCCGTCAAACTAAACATCTTTCTATAGGGTCTAGGCAGAGGTGTGTGAATTAAATTCCTTTTACTGCAGTGTCTGTAGTCTGAACTGCAGACCATGAATTCCATCTGTCTGGGAGCTTTGAGTCTCTTGTCTCAGTATCAGAAGCTGTCTGGCATCCCTCAGGGCTTGAAGTTCCTTGCAATCAGGTGACTGACAGTTCCCAGTGCATCCATCCTGGAGCTCACTGAGggcttctttttctgtttgataTTTATCTCACCAGCAGAAATCCTTGCAGATTAGTACTTCTTAAAGACAGTATGTTATCTGATTAAAGAAACACTAGGTTTGTATCTTTGTCCCCTTTTCCTTTAAGTATCTGTCTCCCTTTTTGATAACTCACTCTGACTGGTTCAATGTGTGAGAAGCATTTCTTTGCCTTGATTAATGGGCAGGGGAacaaagaatgggaaaaaagacTTTCTTAAAGATGACATACTATGAACCTAATACAAATCTCTGCCTCTTCCCTTTAAAGC encodes:
- the VGLL3 gene encoding transcription cofactor vestigial-like protein 3 isoform X1, which produces MSCSDVAMQQPAPAACGAPRYLAAPAAGCAQKKLAVYNKMQESLEVTLPSKQEEDEKDQPAEMEYLNSRCVLFTYFQGDIGSVVDEHFSRALSQASSFSSETALSKSKAGLNPLWRESSTISSQRSSFPTSFWTSSYQHPPPPPCLSGVHPDFPVTAPGTFPTPDPTSWAGHALHQTAPPAPPAASESWHYPLAASQVSPPYAHMHDVYVHRHHAGAPRDPRYGSLLLPPVRARIPAPQGDKAEPAALASATSAWAGAFHGTVDIVPGFGFETGLQHQDKSKETAWF
- the VGLL3 gene encoding transcription cofactor vestigial-like protein 3 isoform X2, encoding MSCSDVAMQQPAPAACGAPRYLAAPAAGCAQKLAVYNKMQESLEVTLPSKQEEDEKDQPAEMEYLNSRCVLFTYFQGDIGSVVDEHFSRALSQASSFSSETALSKSKAGLNPLWRESSTISSQRSSFPTSFWTSSYQHPPPPPCLSGVHPDFPVTAPGTFPTPDPTSWAGHALHQTAPPAPPAASESWHYPLAASQVSPPYAHMHDVYVHRHHAGAPRDPRYGSLLLPPVRARIPAPQGDKAEPAALASATSAWAGAFHGTVDIVPGFGFETGLQHQDKSKETAWF
- the VGLL3 gene encoding transcription cofactor vestigial-like protein 3 isoform X3; the encoded protein is MRGAARGAPEQRSLKKLAVYNKMQESLEVTLPSKQEEDEKDQPAEMEYLNSRCVLFTYFQGDIGSVVDEHFSRALSQASSFSSETALSKSKAGLNPLWRESSTISSQRSSFPTSFWTSSYQHPPPPPCLSGVHPDFPVTAPGTFPTPDPTSWAGHALHQTAPPAPPAASESWHYPLAASQVSPPYAHMHDVYVHRHHAGAPRDPRYGSLLLPPVRARIPAPQGDKAEPAALASATSAWAGAFHGTVDIVPGFGFETGLQHQDKSKETAWF